In Arthrobacter sp. StoSoilB5, one genomic interval encodes:
- a CDS encoding cupin domain-containing protein, translating into MMSTTPAATGFFIHDAFEPEKYEPFILGQVQWVRRPGDGDRPALSAGFWHVTTEEAPEPFDLLIEADETLHIIEGHLRIEIEGGESFDLTAGSVASFNKGTRTRWTVLKDTTEFFVYS; encoded by the coding sequence ATGATGTCTACAACACCCGCCGCCACCGGCTTTTTCATCCATGACGCTTTTGAGCCGGAAAAATACGAACCTTTCATCCTGGGACAAGTCCAGTGGGTGCGGCGCCCGGGGGATGGTGACAGGCCGGCGCTTTCGGCCGGATTCTGGCACGTCACCACGGAAGAAGCCCCTGAGCCATTCGACCTGCTGATCGAAGCAGACGAGACCCTTCACATCATCGAAGGTCATTTGCGCATCGAAATCGAGGGCGGCGAGAGTTTCGACCTCACAGCCGGGTCGGTGGCTTCCTTCAACAAGGGCACCCGGACCCGGTGGACGGTTCTCAAGGACACGACCGAGTTCTTCGTCTACTCCTGA
- a CDS encoding phosphotransferase encodes MTIVPDTEITSIEAVLSSSPEWGGCHVTARSLSGGQAHKNYLVEDGQRRCVVKLWNNYWETVGVLPAAQVVLENTKIAADIGVGAPVITVSAEPLALALDFVAGGHPKLNADEDSIARLVPALHRLHHSGRRFLNDINPFDQAKQRMAAAKSHGIELPPGARAIQALMDRLETVLALNPAQFVPCHLDIWDANIIKQTSSMTYNIIDWDLAGNSDPCYEVGFVAAQNGFGQEKAHALFQAYFGNGDPVKIARARLFMAVAHWSNSGLWITALGNARPNDDADYAGELRTSWEGLITEITSPDFPELIKTAATPAALV; translated from the coding sequence ATGACCATCGTCCCTGATACCGAAATCACCAGCATTGAGGCGGTGCTTTCATCCTCCCCGGAGTGGGGTGGCTGTCATGTCACCGCGCGTTCGCTCTCGGGCGGCCAGGCACATAAGAACTACCTGGTCGAAGACGGGCAGCGCCGCTGCGTCGTCAAGCTCTGGAACAACTACTGGGAAACAGTAGGAGTTCTGCCAGCAGCGCAGGTCGTGCTGGAGAACACGAAGATCGCCGCTGACATAGGCGTCGGCGCGCCGGTGATCACGGTCTCCGCCGAACCTCTGGCGTTGGCCCTGGACTTCGTCGCCGGCGGCCATCCCAAGCTCAACGCTGACGAGGACTCCATCGCCCGGCTCGTCCCCGCGCTGCACCGGCTGCACCATTCAGGCCGCCGCTTCCTCAACGACATCAATCCCTTCGACCAAGCCAAACAAAGGATGGCCGCGGCGAAAAGCCACGGCATTGAACTTCCCCCGGGAGCGAGGGCCATACAAGCGCTGATGGACCGCCTTGAGACGGTCCTGGCACTGAATCCAGCCCAGTTCGTACCCTGCCACCTGGATATTTGGGATGCGAACATCATCAAGCAGACCTCCTCGATGACGTACAACATCATCGACTGGGACCTCGCCGGCAACTCAGACCCCTGCTACGAAGTCGGCTTTGTTGCCGCTCAAAACGGGTTCGGACAAGAAAAAGCCCACGCCCTCTTCCAGGCTTACTTCGGAAACGGGGACCCTGTGAAAATCGCCCGCGCACGGCTTTTCATGGCAGTGGCCCATTGGTCCAACAGCGGACTGTGGATCACCGCACTGGGCAACGCCCGACCGAACGACGACGCCGACTACGCAGGGGAACTGCGAACCAGCTGGGAAGGGCTGATCACGGAAATCACCTCCCCTGACTTCCCTGAACTGATAAAGACCGCCGCGACACCGGCAGCACTCGTCTAG
- a CDS encoding carbohydrate ABC transporter permease, whose protein sequence is MSTNTIETTPHRDRPFSWQNLGRTIAGGYVPLLLATLVVFVPLLWMMLSSLKAPGEIVTTNLTLLPKSPNLQNYADAASTVPFARFFLNSVIVTVIGSTIKCVLAVFTAYALVFVRFPFKRVIFLLILVALMVPPQVSVLPNYVLIAGMGGLNTYWGIILPGLGTAFGTFLLRQHFLTLPPAILESAEIDGAGHWRKLWKIVVPVSVPSIATVALVTIVSEWNEYIWPLIVTDHPDMMTLPVGLTQLVNSDGSTQNWGMLMAGAVIVLLPILLIFAALQRYIVSGLTQGSVTG, encoded by the coding sequence ATGAGCACCAACACCATTGAAACCACGCCCCACCGCGATCGTCCGTTCTCCTGGCAAAACCTCGGCAGGACTATTGCCGGGGGCTACGTCCCCCTCCTGCTGGCAACCCTGGTTGTCTTCGTGCCCCTCCTCTGGATGATGCTGTCTTCCCTCAAGGCGCCGGGCGAAATCGTCACAACAAACCTGACGCTGCTGCCGAAGAGCCCAAATCTGCAGAATTATGCAGACGCGGCATCAACTGTGCCCTTCGCCCGGTTCTTCCTCAACAGCGTGATCGTCACCGTCATCGGATCCACCATCAAATGCGTCCTTGCCGTCTTCACGGCCTACGCACTGGTGTTTGTCCGGTTCCCGTTTAAGAGAGTCATCTTCCTGCTGATTCTGGTTGCACTGATGGTCCCGCCGCAGGTGTCCGTGCTTCCCAACTACGTTTTGATCGCAGGCATGGGAGGGCTGAACACGTATTGGGGGATTATCCTTCCGGGCCTGGGAACAGCGTTTGGCACGTTCCTCCTGAGACAGCATTTCCTCACACTGCCACCGGCAATCCTGGAATCGGCGGAAATCGACGGTGCAGGCCACTGGCGCAAGCTCTGGAAGATCGTTGTCCCGGTGTCCGTGCCGAGCATCGCGACTGTCGCCTTGGTAACCATCGTTTCTGAATGGAACGAGTACATCTGGCCGCTGATCGTCACTGACCATCCGGACATGATGACCCTTCCGGTAGGCCTGACCCAGCTGGTCAACAGCGATGGCAGCACCCAGAACTGGGGCATGCTCATGGCCGGCGCGGTGATCGTCCTCCTACCGATCCTGCTGATCTTTGCCGCACTGCAGCGGTACATCGTCTCCGGGCTCACTCAGGGCTCGGTAACCGGCTAA
- a CDS encoding TetR/AcrR family transcriptional regulator, whose translation MNGDKPKGYGTGREALLAATVFVVARKGLRGATFRAVADQAGVNNSLVAHHFGTRDALIEAALEWSVQQSIGMSQLEALPGTEEEFCQSILALIAENPDLQIFQYEMILEARRRPELGASVRKLYSSYVSALSDGLRRIGVDTGAGTAEAVFAALDGLVLQLLAGVDPSGVEKAIRHLWASLGSNVREPVPNA comes from the coding sequence ATGAACGGCGACAAACCCAAGGGGTATGGAACAGGACGGGAAGCCCTGTTGGCTGCAACCGTGTTCGTTGTCGCACGCAAAGGTCTCAGGGGTGCGACTTTCCGGGCGGTCGCCGACCAGGCTGGCGTCAACAACTCTCTTGTTGCCCATCATTTCGGCACGCGCGATGCGCTCATCGAGGCTGCCTTGGAATGGTCGGTCCAGCAATCCATCGGTATGTCGCAGCTGGAAGCACTCCCGGGAACGGAAGAAGAGTTCTGCCAGAGCATACTGGCGTTGATAGCCGAGAACCCGGACCTGCAGATTTTTCAGTACGAAATGATCCTTGAGGCACGCCGCAGACCCGAGCTTGGCGCGTCCGTACGGAAGCTTTACTCCAGCTACGTCTCCGCACTTTCGGACGGGCTGCGCCGGATCGGAGTCGATACCGGGGCCGGTACTGCGGAGGCAGTCTTCGCGGCCCTGGATGGGCTGGTCCTCCAGCTTCTTGCCGGGGTGGATCCCTCGGGAGTTGAGAAAGCGATCCGACACCTCTGGGCATCCCTGGGCAGCAATGTCCGCGAGCCGGTCCCCAACGCCTGA
- a CDS encoding aldehyde dehydrogenase family protein has translation MNTNSLLTSTSTPTRTILDPATGEAVGEAPVHTVEDLEAAITAATEAQPAWAVLGHEARSAALMKAADAVEANAEELAKLLSREQGKPLNGPNARFEVGACAAWLRAAAGTPLEAETVVDDGETRAQLHYRPIGVVGAIGPWNWPMMITVWQIAPALRMGNAVVVKPSEYTPLSVLALVETINTALPENLVAVVSGGRDVGEALASHPAIGKVMFTGSTATGKAIIRSSADTVKRLTLELGGNDAGIVLPDSDPQAIAEGLFWGAFINTGQTCAALKRLYVHESQYDAVCDALTNVAQAMPMGNGLDENNVLGPLQNQQQYDIVARLVEDAKASGARVLIGGNPDANAPGYFYPTTLIADIDNDNPLVAEEQFGPALPIIKYSTVDEAVAKANALDVGLGASVWSSDLDAAREVASRIQAGTVWINKHGAVDPRVPFGGAKQSGYGLEFGVEGLKALGVPQVING, from the coding sequence ATGAACACCAACAGCCTGCTCACCTCGACATCCACACCGACCCGGACCATCCTTGATCCGGCAACCGGTGAAGCTGTCGGTGAAGCACCGGTCCACACCGTCGAGGACCTCGAAGCGGCCATCACCGCCGCCACCGAAGCGCAACCTGCCTGGGCCGTCCTGGGCCACGAAGCCAGGTCAGCCGCGCTCATGAAAGCAGCCGACGCTGTCGAAGCCAACGCCGAGGAACTCGCCAAGCTGCTCTCCCGCGAGCAGGGCAAGCCGCTGAACGGCCCGAATGCCCGCTTCGAAGTCGGCGCGTGCGCCGCGTGGCTGCGAGCAGCTGCCGGCACGCCCCTGGAGGCCGAAACCGTAGTGGACGACGGAGAAACCCGTGCCCAACTGCATTACCGGCCCATCGGCGTCGTCGGTGCCATCGGCCCATGGAACTGGCCGATGATGATCACCGTCTGGCAGATCGCCCCGGCCCTGCGCATGGGCAACGCCGTGGTGGTCAAGCCCTCCGAATACACGCCACTGTCGGTCTTGGCACTGGTTGAAACCATCAACACGGCCCTCCCCGAGAACCTTGTCGCGGTCGTCTCCGGCGGACGCGACGTCGGCGAAGCCCTCGCATCCCACCCCGCCATCGGCAAGGTCATGTTCACCGGCTCCACCGCAACGGGCAAAGCAATCATCCGTTCCTCGGCCGACACGGTCAAGCGCCTCACACTGGAACTCGGCGGCAACGACGCCGGCATCGTCCTCCCGGATTCCGATCCCCAGGCCATCGCCGAGGGCCTGTTCTGGGGCGCGTTCATCAACACCGGCCAGACCTGCGCGGCACTGAAGCGCCTCTACGTCCACGAGTCCCAGTACGACGCGGTATGCGATGCCCTGACCAACGTTGCACAAGCCATGCCGATGGGCAACGGCCTGGATGAGAACAACGTCCTGGGCCCGCTGCAGAACCAGCAGCAGTACGACATCGTCGCCCGCCTTGTGGAGGACGCCAAGGCATCCGGCGCCCGCGTACTGATCGGCGGCAACCCCGACGCCAACGCGCCGGGCTACTTCTACCCGACCACGCTGATCGCGGACATCGACAACGACAACCCGTTGGTGGCCGAGGAACAGTTCGGCCCGGCCCTGCCGATTATCAAGTACAGCACCGTTGACGAGGCAGTCGCCAAAGCGAACGCTCTCGACGTCGGATTGGGCGCCTCGGTCTGGTCCTCGGACCTGGACGCGGCACGCGAAGTCGCCTCCCGGATCCAGGCTGGCACTGTGTGGATCAACAAGCACGGCGCCGTGGACCCCCGCGTCCCGTTCGGTGGCGCCAAGCAGTCCGGCTACGGCCTGGAGTTCGGCGTCGAAGGCCTCAAGGCACTCGGCGTTCCCCAGGTCATCAACGGCTAA
- a CDS encoding ABC transporter substrate-binding protein, whose protein sequence is MSTSLSRKHFLGLAGASLTAAALAACGGPSTDPGGSSAKTLSQDWSKIKPASSISFMSSHPGKSRDTEQKLIEAFQSANPDIKLNLITGGSNYEEVAQKFQTSQAGSEVPDVVVASDVWWFRYAVSGAILPIDDLLKAVKVSSADYKPGLIGDYEYSDQLWAVPYARSTPLFYFNKDHFKAAGVPENPPKTWEEFAEWAPKIKAANASSSGYQNAYQYPAIAGYAGWTLQNVLWGQGGGWSKEWDITADSNQSVAAMQWVQDSIVKNGWAGVSSKNAITDLQAGAVSSTISSSADLAATMRAAKEANMRIGVGFLPGGSASASQVCPTGGSGLVIASKTSPERQLAAAKFVTFMTNAQSTSTLSAATGYLPVAESADISAIVAQTPEFQIVVDQLKVTRTQDFARTFLPGGDQELAKAATRIMNEKADVQATLTELKGTLEAIYNKDVKPKLKA, encoded by the coding sequence ATGTCAACATCACTTTCCCGGAAGCATTTCCTCGGCTTGGCCGGGGCCTCCCTCACCGCCGCCGCTCTTGCAGCTTGTGGCGGCCCCTCTACCGACCCCGGAGGCTCATCAGCAAAGACGCTCTCCCAGGACTGGTCCAAAATCAAACCCGCCTCGAGCATCAGCTTCATGTCCAGCCACCCCGGAAAGTCCCGGGATACGGAACAGAAGCTGATAGAAGCCTTCCAATCGGCCAATCCGGACATCAAACTCAACCTCATCACAGGAGGATCCAACTATGAGGAAGTGGCGCAGAAGTTCCAGACATCCCAGGCAGGAAGCGAAGTGCCGGACGTCGTTGTCGCCTCGGACGTATGGTGGTTCCGTTATGCCGTCTCGGGTGCCATCCTCCCCATCGATGACCTCCTCAAAGCAGTCAAGGTCAGCTCCGCCGACTACAAGCCCGGTTTGATCGGTGACTACGAATACTCGGATCAGCTGTGGGCAGTCCCATACGCACGCTCAACGCCGTTGTTCTATTTCAACAAGGACCACTTCAAGGCTGCCGGAGTCCCCGAGAACCCTCCAAAAACCTGGGAAGAGTTCGCCGAGTGGGCGCCGAAGATCAAGGCGGCAAATGCTTCATCTTCCGGATACCAGAACGCTTACCAGTACCCGGCGATCGCGGGTTACGCCGGTTGGACGCTTCAAAACGTTCTCTGGGGCCAAGGTGGTGGCTGGTCCAAGGAATGGGACATCACAGCGGATTCAAACCAATCGGTGGCTGCGATGCAGTGGGTGCAGGACTCCATCGTGAAGAATGGCTGGGCCGGGGTCTCCTCCAAGAATGCCATTACCGACCTTCAAGCTGGCGCCGTCAGCTCCACCATCAGCTCGTCCGCAGACCTCGCTGCCACCATGAGGGCGGCGAAGGAAGCGAACATGAGGATCGGCGTCGGGTTCTTGCCGGGTGGGTCCGCCTCAGCCTCCCAGGTTTGTCCCACGGGTGGTTCCGGTCTGGTGATCGCCAGCAAGACGTCGCCGGAAAGACAACTTGCAGCGGCCAAGTTCGTCACGTTCATGACGAATGCGCAGAGCACTTCTACTTTGTCTGCTGCAACCGGCTACCTACCGGTAGCCGAGTCGGCAGATATCTCGGCGATTGTTGCCCAGACGCCGGAATTCCAAATTGTCGTGGACCAGCTCAAAGTGACCCGCACCCAGGACTTTGCCCGAACGTTCCTCCCCGGCGGAGACCAGGAGCTGGCCAAGGCAGCTACCAGGATCATGAATGAAAAGGCCGATGTGCAAGCAACGCTGACCGAGTTGAAGGGAACACTTGAAGCCATCTACAACAAGGACGTGAAGCCGAAGCTGAAAGCCTAG
- a CDS encoding NAD(P)/FAD-dependent oxidoreductase, giving the protein MSTTSTTPEAADVVIIGAGFAGLTAARELRQAGKSVIVLEARDRIGGRTWVDSRLGRPLEIGGTWVHWTQPYVWSEMKRYGLGTVQSPIPEKAYWWADGERHEGTPEQLLLDIDEPNRRLVQESRRYFPEPFSPFTSPEIERIDGVSLPEKFTELGLSDYSRDLLESFWTLNFNGPLAGAAFTQALRWVALTNGDWMVSFEACATFKINGGTGKLINCIAGDTDVRLGQTVGSVNYSGGKAMITTLDGGVFEASHVISTLPLGALTAVEFEPSLPKQQRKAIAEGQISKGIKIWVTVRGKVRPFVALGSAEWALNYVQPEYEQGGNTILVAFGPDAARLDGGDIMQVQAALDLLAPDLEVLEVASHDWTNDPLSRQTWPMHRTGFLTKALASFHQPHGPLLFAGSDYANGWGGFIDGAIESGLEAARTILNPGGIEEPLHGGVLEER; this is encoded by the coding sequence GTGAGCACAACCTCAACTACCCCTGAAGCGGCCGACGTCGTCATCATCGGGGCAGGCTTTGCCGGACTGACGGCTGCCCGTGAACTTCGCCAAGCCGGCAAGTCAGTGATTGTCCTCGAAGCACGCGACCGGATCGGCGGCCGCACCTGGGTCGATAGCCGTCTCGGCAGGCCCTTGGAGATTGGCGGGACATGGGTGCATTGGACCCAGCCCTACGTTTGGTCTGAAATGAAACGCTATGGCCTTGGTACTGTCCAGAGCCCCATACCCGAAAAAGCATATTGGTGGGCCGATGGCGAGCGGCACGAAGGAACTCCGGAACAGCTGCTCCTGGACATCGATGAGCCCAACCGGCGACTGGTACAGGAATCACGGCGCTATTTCCCGGAGCCGTTCAGTCCCTTCACAAGCCCCGAGATTGAAAGAATCGACGGGGTCTCGCTGCCGGAAAAGTTCACCGAGCTGGGTCTCTCGGATTATTCTCGCGACCTCCTGGAATCATTTTGGACGCTCAACTTCAACGGCCCCCTGGCAGGGGCAGCGTTCACCCAGGCCCTTCGATGGGTTGCCCTAACCAACGGCGACTGGATGGTCAGTTTCGAAGCCTGCGCGACCTTCAAGATCAATGGCGGTACAGGCAAACTCATCAACTGCATTGCAGGGGACACGGACGTCCGCCTTGGACAAACTGTCGGGTCGGTTAATTACTCCGGGGGAAAAGCTATGATCACCACCCTGGACGGCGGAGTGTTCGAGGCATCGCACGTCATCAGCACACTGCCCCTGGGGGCGCTGACGGCGGTGGAATTTGAACCTTCTCTGCCGAAGCAGCAACGAAAGGCCATCGCCGAGGGGCAAATATCCAAGGGCATCAAGATCTGGGTCACCGTTCGAGGCAAGGTCAGGCCATTTGTCGCCCTGGGATCAGCCGAATGGGCGTTGAACTACGTCCAGCCGGAATACGAACAGGGCGGCAACACGATCCTGGTCGCCTTTGGACCTGACGCAGCCCGCCTTGACGGGGGAGACATCATGCAGGTCCAGGCCGCGCTGGACCTGCTTGCACCTGACCTTGAAGTGCTGGAAGTCGCCAGCCATGACTGGACCAACGACCCCCTTTCACGACAGACCTGGCCCATGCACCGCACTGGCTTCCTGACCAAGGCTCTGGCCTCGTTCCACCAGCCACACGGTCCGCTCCTGTTCGCGGGATCCGACTACGCAAACGGTTGGGGCGGTTTCATTGACGGTGCCATTGAAAGCGGACTCGAAGCCGCACGAACCATTCTCAACCCAGGCGGCATCGAAGAACCGCTCCATGGTGGAGTCCTTGAGGAGCGATAA
- the solA gene encoding N-methyl-L-tryptophan oxidase — translation MSEQHYDVIVIGLGPWGSSAAWHLAARGKTVLGLDRFAPPHMHGSHGGATRLARQSSSAGAQYTPFTKRTFELWDELAAKTGTRLLERSGTVFVGEPGSMWFDKTVASLGSSDFEYDVLDGKTAHERFSWARIADEEVAVWEPNGTVALVHPAIEALQSEARRLGATLRTGEAVLGWDETASGIVVNTERGKYSADKIVVTVGARANHLMQLDLPYKVDRQVLANFRQAGPPKPAIYFAKPPGSDEAPSYGCSEPSGDWKFSVPGKGNWIDPEDLSQDLRPGDLERIQDVLRDRLPEIDPNPVSTTVCMWAEVEDGHWVIGEHPESSNVVIGTGDMGRGFRYAAAVGEMLADHVDGVSRPETSLFLPSRFVTAKA, via the coding sequence GTGTCTGAACAACATTACGATGTCATCGTCATCGGATTGGGCCCGTGGGGCTCCTCGGCGGCATGGCATCTGGCGGCCCGCGGCAAGACCGTGCTGGGCTTGGATCGATTTGCACCTCCGCATATGCACGGCTCGCACGGTGGAGCTACAAGGTTGGCACGTCAGTCCAGCAGCGCCGGAGCGCAATACACGCCCTTTACCAAGCGGACCTTCGAACTGTGGGATGAGCTGGCCGCGAAGACCGGGACCCGCTTGTTGGAGCGATCGGGAACGGTGTTCGTCGGTGAACCCGGGTCTATGTGGTTCGACAAGACCGTCGCTTCCCTGGGGTCTTCTGACTTCGAATATGACGTCCTTGACGGCAAGACAGCACATGAGCGTTTTTCCTGGGCCCGCATCGCCGACGAAGAAGTCGCCGTGTGGGAACCAAACGGCACGGTCGCCCTCGTCCACCCAGCCATCGAGGCACTCCAATCTGAGGCCCGGCGGCTGGGGGCAACCCTGCGGACAGGGGAGGCCGTTCTGGGCTGGGACGAGACGGCGTCGGGCATCGTTGTGAACACCGAGCGGGGTAAGTACAGCGCCGACAAAATTGTGGTGACCGTGGGCGCCCGAGCCAACCACTTGATGCAGCTGGATCTGCCCTACAAGGTGGACCGTCAGGTGCTGGCCAACTTCCGTCAGGCCGGGCCGCCGAAGCCGGCCATCTACTTCGCGAAGCCGCCGGGATCGGATGAGGCGCCGTCCTACGGTTGCTCTGAGCCCAGTGGTGACTGGAAATTCTCCGTCCCTGGAAAGGGAAACTGGATCGACCCCGAGGACCTCAGCCAGGACCTCCGTCCCGGAGACCTCGAACGGATCCAGGACGTGCTGCGCGACAGGCTTCCGGAGATTGACCCCAACCCGGTGTCCACCACGGTGTGCATGTGGGCCGAAGTCGAGGACGGTCACTGGGTCATCGGCGAGCACCCCGAGTCATCGAATGTGGTGATCGGTACCGGCGACATGGGCCGGGGATTCCGTTATGCGGCGGCTGTCGGTGAAATGTTGGCCGACCATGTTGACGGCGTTTCCCGACCGGAAACCAGCCTGTTCCTGCCTTCACGGTTCGTTACAGCAAAGGCATGA
- a CDS encoding heme-binding protein, with protein MNDITEQQAQQVLEAAREAARSSDTLMNIAVVDAGGNLKAFARMDGAWLGSIDIAIKKARTARYFDMPTGDIGAISQPGGSLFNIEVSNGGLITFPGGIPLTKDGVIIGAIGVSGSTVENDHLVATAGVNAL; from the coding sequence ATGAACGACATCACCGAACAACAAGCACAACAGGTACTCGAAGCGGCACGCGAAGCAGCACGCTCCTCCGACACCCTGATGAACATCGCCGTCGTGGACGCCGGCGGAAACCTCAAAGCCTTCGCCCGCATGGACGGTGCCTGGCTGGGCAGCATCGACATCGCCATCAAAAAGGCACGCACAGCGCGGTACTTCGACATGCCCACCGGAGACATCGGTGCCATCTCCCAGCCCGGCGGTTCACTGTTCAACATCGAAGTCTCCAACGGTGGCCTGATCACCTTCCCCGGAGGCATCCCGTTGACCAAGGACGGTGTCATCATCGGTGCGATCGGCGTCAGCGGCAGCACCGTGGAAAACGACCACCTGGTTGCCACAGCCGGCGTCAACGCCCTCTAG
- a CDS encoding TetR/AcrR family transcriptional regulator, with protein sequence MSAADKPLSVRERNRMRTRGDILDTAAELLGSEGYAATVIEVLSQRSGVSRGTIYSHFPGGREEIVREVYLRIADGVYVRGISLRDALTHPSERITALAFALVEATKEPAGRFYGVMGPDLVSALSGVLGSTSRSFEELIAQDLKHAQEDGTLDADAPTEVLAATITGAIRAAGAAAAGKPENAEQAVEAVRLLIDGLLVRATV encoded by the coding sequence ATGAGCGCCGCTGACAAGCCCCTTTCGGTACGGGAACGGAACCGCATGAGGACCCGTGGAGACATCCTGGACACCGCAGCGGAGCTTCTGGGCTCCGAGGGGTATGCCGCCACGGTCATAGAAGTTCTCAGCCAACGATCGGGTGTTTCGCGTGGGACGATCTACTCCCACTTCCCAGGCGGCAGGGAAGAGATCGTCCGGGAGGTGTATCTCCGGATCGCCGATGGAGTCTACGTGCGGGGTATCAGCCTGCGCGATGCGCTGACCCATCCCAGCGAGAGGATCACCGCTCTGGCGTTCGCTTTGGTGGAGGCCACGAAGGAGCCAGCGGGCCGGTTTTATGGCGTCATGGGCCCGGACCTGGTCTCGGCGCTGTCCGGTGTCCTGGGTTCGACGTCCCGTTCCTTTGAGGAACTGATTGCCCAGGATTTGAAGCACGCTCAAGAGGACGGGACCTTGGATGCGGACGCACCAACAGAGGTCCTGGCCGCAACGATTACCGGGGCTATCCGTGCCGCCGGAGCGGCTGCAGCAGGCAAACCTGAGAACGCTGAGCAGGCTGTCGAGGCTGTGCGGCTGCTCATTGATGGACTTCTCGTACGAGCTACTGTCTGA
- a CDS encoding aminotransferase class III-fold pyridoxal phosphate-dependent enzyme gives MTLETATEPAPEAILQESLMERRERTIGPHSPLFYATPLEIVAGEGVWVEDAAGKRYLDVYNNVPHVGHSNPDVRDAITNQLQRINLHTRYLNSGVVEYAEKLLSLFDQPLERVFFTNSGSEANELALRIARQHTGNTGVLISDHSYHGNTTTLAELTTGLHVKEPLGANVRAIRIPDAAGLTAAKRKRVLTEALREVDAAIASLQAEGYGLSAILYDPLFSTEGLLKTPQGYIEAVTDRVHAAGGLVIADEVQSGFGRIGTHMWGHQAFATTPDLVTLGKPMGNGYPVGGVVTTSALLEEFGENNTYFNTFAGSPVSSAAGLAVLRVMEERGLLENAHQLGKYIADELAALAKGNPRIKNVRGSGLFFGLELVNPEDSTPDPVITKALTEELRTRGVLIGKIGRHENVLKMRPPMVFDRENAEYMIEQLRLALETLEGRTA, from the coding sequence ATGACACTCGAAACAGCCACAGAACCGGCCCCCGAGGCCATCCTCCAGGAAAGCCTCATGGAACGCCGCGAACGCACCATCGGGCCTCACTCGCCGTTGTTCTATGCCACGCCCTTGGAAATTGTGGCCGGTGAAGGAGTGTGGGTCGAAGACGCCGCCGGCAAGCGGTACCTGGACGTCTACAACAACGTCCCCCACGTCGGACACTCCAACCCGGACGTCAGGGATGCGATCACCAACCAGCTCCAGAGAATCAATCTTCACACCCGGTACCTCAACTCCGGAGTGGTGGAGTACGCCGAAAAGCTCCTCTCACTTTTCGATCAGCCACTGGAAAGAGTGTTCTTCACCAACAGCGGCTCGGAAGCGAACGAATTGGCCTTAAGGATCGCAAGACAGCACACCGGCAACACAGGCGTCCTTATTTCCGACCACAGCTACCACGGCAACACAACGACCCTGGCCGAGCTGACCACTGGTCTTCACGTCAAGGAACCCCTCGGCGCCAACGTCCGAGCAATCCGCATTCCGGATGCCGCCGGACTCACAGCTGCCAAGCGAAAGCGTGTCCTGACGGAGGCGCTGCGCGAAGTCGACGCAGCAATAGCCTCACTCCAAGCAGAGGGCTACGGCCTCTCCGCCATCCTCTACGACCCGCTGTTCTCCACCGAAGGGCTGCTGAAAACCCCCCAGGGCTATATTGAAGCTGTCACCGACCGTGTCCATGCCGCTGGCGGCCTGGTCATCGCCGACGAGGTCCAATCCGGCTTCGGACGCATCGGCACCCACATGTGGGGACACCAGGCTTTCGCGACCACCCCAGACCTGGTCACACTCGGCAAGCCCATGGGCAACGGCTATCCCGTAGGTGGCGTCGTCACCACCTCGGCCCTCCTGGAGGAATTCGGGGAAAACAACACCTACTTCAACACCTTCGCAGGAAGTCCGGTGTCCTCCGCAGCAGGCCTTGCCGTCCTGCGCGTCATGGAAGAACGGGGTCTGCTGGAAAACGCCCACCAGCTGGGTAAATACATCGCTGACGAACTCGCCGCCCTGGCCAAAGGCAACCCCCGGATCAAGAACGTCCGCGGCAGCGGACTCTTCTTCGGTCTGGAGCTGGTGAACCCTGAGGACTCGACACCGGACCCTGTCATCACCAAGGCACTCACTGAAGAACTACGCACACGCGGCGTTCTTATCGGAAAGATCGGCCGCCACGAAAACGTCCTCAAAATGCGACCGCCGATGGTCTTCGACCGTGAAAATGCCGAATACATGATCGAACAGCTTCGCCTGGCCCTGGAAACACTCGAAGGTCGTACCGCATGA